A DNA window from Microcystis aeruginosa NIES-843 contains the following coding sequences:
- the ggt gene encoding gamma-glutamyltransferase → MTRKSKGAIAAGHPKTAEAGQLILEMGGNAFDAIVGSILAAFVVEFTLASAGGGGFLLAHTKEKVNTLFDFFCQTPKYKKPLTNIDFYPVAIDFGGASQDFHIGRGAIATTGALRGLETVQKKLGKLPFAVVAEPAIEYARQGYILSQYNGFCLGLLASILLKDREGLKVYAPQGKLLQAGDRCVMRDFANSLEELSKKGVKDFYEGEIAHQIAKDMQEGGYLTLEDLNHYQVLERKPLKTEYRGYEILTNPPPSSGGILLAFALKLLEAVNLSALEHLGAKHLQILTEVMALTNQARAQGYDNFIHQEGIEEQFLSSEFLGKYPNKWGSTTHISVIDGEGNAASATFSNGEGSAYTVPGTGIMLNNMIGEADLNPFGFHNWPVDRRLSSMMSPTMILEEGKPRFVLGSGGSNRIRTAILQVISNLIDFRQSLADAIAASRIHWENQQLGIEPLEDRENMLKNLVLPANTQVSRWQEQNMFFGGVHGVAVNDRGELTATGDPRRDGVGLVIRDF, encoded by the coding sequence GTGACTCGCAAAAGCAAGGGCGCTATCGCCGCAGGACATCCAAAAACTGCCGAAGCTGGACAATTAATCTTAGAAATGGGCGGAAATGCCTTCGATGCGATAGTTGGCTCGATTTTAGCGGCTTTCGTGGTCGAATTCACCCTCGCTTCGGCGGGGGGCGGCGGTTTTTTACTAGCACATACCAAAGAAAAAGTCAATACCCTTTTTGATTTTTTTTGTCAAACTCCAAAATATAAAAAACCCTTGACAAATATCGACTTTTACCCAGTGGCGATCGATTTTGGTGGTGCTAGTCAAGATTTTCACATTGGCCGAGGTGCGATCGCTACGACTGGGGCGTTACGGGGATTGGAAACAGTGCAGAAAAAACTGGGAAAATTGCCCTTTGCCGTGGTAGCGGAACCAGCGATCGAATATGCTCGACAAGGCTACATTTTGAGCCAATATAACGGCTTTTGCCTGGGTTTACTCGCTTCGATCCTGCTCAAAGATAGAGAGGGCTTAAAAGTCTATGCTCCCCAAGGAAAACTCCTCCAAGCTGGCGATCGCTGTGTGATGAGGGATTTTGCCAACAGCTTAGAGGAATTAAGCAAAAAAGGCGTAAAAGACTTTTATGAGGGAGAAATCGCCCACCAAATCGCCAAGGATATGCAGGAGGGTGGTTATCTCACCCTAGAGGATTTAAATCATTACCAAGTCCTTGAGAGAAAACCCCTAAAAACCGAATATCGGGGTTACGAAATACTGACTAATCCGCCTCCTAGTTCTGGGGGAATTCTCCTAGCTTTTGCCCTAAAATTACTAGAAGCAGTTAATTTATCGGCTTTAGAGCATCTAGGAGCCAAACATCTGCAAATTTTAACGGAGGTGATGGCCTTAACCAATCAAGCGCGCGCCCAAGGCTACGATAATTTTATCCATCAGGAGGGAATCGAAGAGCAATTCCTCTCGTCGGAATTTTTAGGCAAATATCCCAATAAATGGGGCAGTACCACCCATATTAGTGTTATCGATGGGGAAGGTAATGCCGCCAGTGCCACCTTTTCCAACGGGGAAGGATCAGCTTATACCGTGCCGGGGACGGGAATTATGCTCAATAATATGATCGGGGAAGCGGACTTAAATCCCTTTGGTTTTCACAATTGGCCGGTTGATCGTCGTTTATCCTCAATGATGTCCCCGACGATGATTTTAGAGGAAGGAAAGCCGCGATTTGTTCTCGGTTCTGGGGGTTCCAATCGCATTCGCACCGCTATTTTGCAGGTTATTAGCAATTTAATCGATTTTCGGCAATCTTTAGCTGATGCGATCGCTGCCTCGCGCATACATTGGGAAAATCAACAATTAGGAATTGAACCTTTAGAAGATCGGGAAAATATGCTCAAAAATCTGGTTTTACCCGCAAATACTCAAGTATCCCGTTGGCAAGAACAAAATATGTTTTTTGGGGGTGTGCATGGGGTGGCAGTGAATGATCGGGGGGAATTAACCGCTACGGGCGATCCGCGTCGGGATGGAGTAGGATTAGTGATTAGGGATTTTTAG
- a CDS encoding addiction module antidote protein translates to MATIQTYPWDAADHLKTKENIAAYLEAALEEGDPSLVVAALGDIARETGLGRESLYKSLSNQGNPEFATVLKVLPALGLRLQVVPIT, encoded by the coding sequence ATGGCTACAATTCAGACTTATCCTTGGGATGCAGCAGATCATTTGAAAACAAAAGAAAATATCGCCGCTTATCTGGAAGCTGCCCTCGAAGAGGGCGATCCTAGCTTAGTAGTGGCAGCATTAGGCGATATTGCTCGTGAGACGGGTTTGGGACGGGAGAGTCTCTATAAATCTTTGTCGAATCAGGGTAATCCAGAGTTTGCTACAGTTCTTAAGGTTTTGCCAGCACTTGGGTTACGCCTGCAAGTTGTACCCATTACCTAA
- a CDS encoding TolC family protein, with protein MLLLRYGITVSAVLGLIFLAESSVKAQTQSAADLLKKPQPTANPVSQLPGPSAAPATTEADPKAPNYLNPSGNPLIFPTKPDEVNIRVVQPLTLNQAIELALKNNQTLQTARINLEIARAQLKEQQAALLPTAQAETSLTQDQSAAAQRQNNLARQQGIPAVTPEDSTNLQGSVQIVYGVYTGGERAAQIKRAEKVIRQQELEVERVSEQTRFDATDAYYELQRGDAQVAIAQASIEDASQSLRDAQLLEQAGLGTRFAVLQAEVDLANANQDLTRAISNQRISRRRLAQILSVGQHIELTAADEIREAGTWGLSLDDSIVLAYKNRAELEQQLLQREISAEDRSIAISAVIPQVDLLGEYNVLNDLSDEAGFGDGFRVGGRIRWTFFDGGRAFARARQAERNIDRADTEFSTRRNEIRLQVEESYYSLISNQENIKTSQKSIESATESLRLARLRFQAGVGTQTDVINSQRDLTDARSRYLQAIVDYNRSLNSLQRAISNLPDNRLFEVR; from the coding sequence ATGTTGCTCTTGCGTTATGGTATTACCGTGAGTGCGGTGCTTGGGTTGATTTTCTTGGCTGAATCCTCGGTTAAGGCACAAACTCAGTCCGCTGCCGATTTATTGAAGAAACCGCAACCTACTGCCAATCCAGTTTCTCAATTACCCGGTCCATCGGCGGCACCGGCAACCACGGAAGCGGATCCCAAAGCCCCTAATTATCTTAATCCTAGTGGCAATCCCCTAATTTTTCCCACCAAACCGGATGAGGTGAATATTAGGGTAGTACAACCGCTCACCTTAAATCAAGCGATCGAATTAGCTTTAAAAAATAATCAGACCTTACAGACCGCCCGGATTAATTTGGAAATCGCTCGCGCCCAATTAAAGGAACAACAGGCGGCTTTATTGCCCACTGCCCAGGCGGAAACCAGTCTCACTCAAGATCAATCGGCAGCTGCCCAAAGACAGAATAATTTGGCTCGTCAACAGGGCATCCCAGCAGTTACACCCGAGGATAGTACCAACCTTCAGGGTAGTGTTCAGATCGTCTATGGGGTTTATACAGGGGGTGAACGGGCAGCCCAGATCAAAAGGGCCGAAAAAGTGATCCGGCAACAGGAATTAGAGGTGGAACGAGTCTCGGAACAAACTCGTTTTGATGCCACCGATGCCTATTATGAATTACAAAGGGGTGACGCTCAGGTAGCGATCGCCCAAGCCTCGATCGAAGATGCTAGTCAAAGTTTACGGGATGCTCAATTATTGGAGCAAGCGGGACTAGGAACCCGATTTGCTGTCCTACAGGCGGAAGTTGACCTAGCCAACGCTAACCAAGACTTAACCCGGGCGATTTCTAACCAGCGTATTTCCCGACGGCGACTGGCACAGATATTAAGTGTCGGTCAGCACATCGAGTTAACCGCTGCCGATGAGATTCGCGAGGCGGGAACTTGGGGCTTGAGTCTTGATGATAGTATCGTTTTGGCCTACAAAAATCGCGCAGAATTAGAACAACAACTCTTACAACGGGAAATTAGCGCAGAAGACCGCTCGATCGCCATTTCGGCGGTGATTCCCCAAGTGGACCTTCTGGGCGAGTATAATGTCCTCAACGATCTCAGTGATGAAGCTGGTTTTGGCGATGGTTTTAGGGTCGGTGGCCGGATTCGTTGGACTTTCTTTGATGGTGGTCGTGCTTTTGCTCGCGCTCGTCAAGCGGAAAGAAATATCGATCGCGCCGATACGGAATTTTCAACCCGTCGCAATGAAATTCGCCTTCAAGTGGAGGAATCCTACTATAGTTTGATTTCTAACCAAGAAAACATCAAAACTTCGCAAAAAAGCATTGAATCCGCCACGGAAAGTCTGCGATTAGCCCGTTTACGCTTTCAGGCGGGTGTGGGAACCCAAACGGATGTGATCAACTCCCAACGGGATTTAACCGATGCCAGAAGCCGTTATCTACAGGCGATCGTCGATTACAATAGATCCTTGAATAGTCTCCAGCGAGCGATTAGTAATTTACCGGATAATCGTTTGTTTGAAGTGCGTTAA
- the thiO gene encoding glycine oxidase ThiO encodes MSLNQESLAFSHGRVKNSTSEILIVGGGIIGLAIAVDLQLRGAKVTLLVRDIAQAASRAAAGMLAPHAEGIPPGPFLDLCLQSRWLYPEWSRKIEDLTGINSGYYPCGILAPVYELDQPFTTEEVNKIWLDSNAVHLYQPGLGKDVVGGWWYPDDGQVDNRQLVTGLQQAAENLGVEIRQGIEVHAIQQKQGKVKSIYTSIGELEAKIYILAAGAWTSQLLPLPIHPVKGQMAAVKMPPNQTLARVLFGPQTYLVPRRNGRLIIGATSEKVAWQTGNTPQGLQTLFERATRLYPPLADWEIEEMWWGFRPGTADELPILGRSSCDNLILATGHYRNGILLAPVTASLIADLVINDKVNPILTHFSCDRFKRPSPLTIPPMSLTIIENKPQALLSPQNDRLTIAGKTFHSRLMTGTGKYANLTTMQESITASECQIVTVAVRRVQTNAPGHEGLAAAIDWSKIWMLPNTAGCQTAEEAIRVARLGREMAKLLGQEDNNFIKLEVIPDPKYLLPDPIGTLQAAEQLVKEGFAVLPYINADPLLAKRLEEAGCATVMPLGSPIGSGQGLKNEANIAIIIESAQIPVVVDAGIGTPSEAARAMEMGADALLINSAIAMAANPAMMAQAMAMAAKAGRLAYLAGRMPIKSYASPSSPLTGTIA; translated from the coding sequence ATGTCGTTGAACCAAGAATCCCTCGCTTTTAGCCATGGGAGGGTCAAGAACTCAACTAGCGAAATTTTGATCGTGGGCGGTGGTATCATCGGATTAGCGATCGCCGTCGATTTGCAATTGCGCGGGGCAAAAGTTACCCTCCTAGTTCGAGATATAGCTCAGGCCGCTAGTCGTGCGGCTGCGGGAATGTTGGCCCCCCATGCGGAGGGGATTCCCCCGGGTCCGTTTCTCGATCTTTGTTTACAATCGCGCTGGCTATATCCAGAGTGGAGCCGCAAAATCGAGGATTTAACGGGAATAAACAGCGGCTACTATCCCTGTGGTATTCTTGCTCCCGTTTACGAGCTAGATCAGCCTTTTACTACCGAGGAAGTTAATAAAATTTGGTTAGACAGCAATGCAGTTCACCTCTACCAACCCGGACTAGGTAAAGATGTGGTCGGTGGTTGGTGGTATCCTGACGATGGACAAGTGGACAACCGGCAGCTAGTGACTGGGCTGCAACAAGCGGCCGAAAATTTAGGGGTAGAAATTCGCCAAGGCATAGAAGTCCACGCCATACAGCAAAAGCAGGGAAAAGTCAAGAGTATTTATACCTCAATTGGGGAATTAGAAGCAAAAATTTACATTTTAGCGGCGGGAGCCTGGACGAGTCAACTTTTACCCCTCCCTATCCATCCCGTCAAAGGTCAAATGGCCGCAGTAAAAATGCCCCCTAACCAGACCTTAGCTAGGGTTTTATTCGGTCCGCAAACCTATCTAGTTCCCCGTCGCAATGGTCGTTTAATTATCGGGGCCACTTCCGAAAAAGTGGCCTGGCAAACGGGTAATACACCCCAAGGACTACAAACCCTTTTTGAGCGGGCCACCCGTCTCTATCCCCCTTTAGCTGACTGGGAAATCGAGGAAATGTGGTGGGGATTCCGTCCGGGTACAGCGGATGAATTACCCATTTTAGGCCGCAGTAGCTGTGATAACCTGATTTTAGCCACCGGTCACTATCGCAATGGCATTTTACTCGCCCCTGTCACTGCTTCCTTAATCGCTGACCTGGTGATTAATGACAAAGTTAATCCCATTTTGACCCATTTTAGCTGCGATCGCTTTAAGCGACCATCACCCCTTACTATTCCACCTATGTCCTTAACTATTATTGAGAATAAACCCCAAGCACTTTTATCGCCCCAGAATGATCGCCTCACCATTGCAGGGAAAACCTTTCACTCCCGCTTGATGACTGGGACTGGCAAATATGCCAATCTGACCACTATGCAGGAAAGTATTACTGCCAGTGAATGTCAGATCGTCACCGTCGCCGTTAGACGAGTACAAACGAACGCACCCGGCCATGAGGGATTAGCAGCGGCGATCGATTGGTCGAAAATCTGGATGTTACCCAACACTGCTGGTTGTCAAACGGCCGAAGAAGCGATTCGGGTGGCCCGTTTAGGGCGAGAAATGGCCAAATTATTGGGACAGGAAGACAATAACTTTATTAAACTCGAAGTTATTCCCGATCCTAAATATTTATTACCCGATCCGATCGGAACTTTGCAAGCGGCCGAACAATTAGTTAAAGAAGGTTTTGCCGTACTGCCCTATATTAACGCCGATCCTCTCTTGGCCAAACGTTTAGAGGAGGCTGGCTGCGCCACGGTTATGCCGCTGGGATCGCCGATCGGGTCGGGACAGGGCCTTAAAAATGAGGCAAATATCGCGATTATCATCGAATCGGCCCAAATTCCCGTGGTGGTAGATGCCGGGATCGGTACACCCTCAGAAGCGGCCCGGGCCATGGAAATGGGTGCGGATGCTTTATTAATTAACAGTGCGATCGCTATGGCGGCCAATCCGGCTATGATGGCCCAAGCCATGGCAATGGCGGCAAAAGCGGGACGTTTAGCCTATTTAGCGGGAAGAATGCCGATTAAGTCCTATGCTAGTCCTAGTTCCCCCCTGACGGGAACGATCGCCTAA
- a CDS encoding DUF2301 domain-containing membrane protein, with protein sequence MTSPAVDRVYQGQFGEFTITDSDRLGVRLYRLGLNLAAFSFAVATIIVLTRPQLLPLTNLLYMGFCLGLGISLLTIHIYLIPLHRLLQVFWLIGAITSLIFSLYSHLSPLEFVYNHPVSLFGVGFIFASLTGIYFKEAFCFNRLETKFLTPLVPTLLLGHLLGILPLNWEKGLLILWATLFLIFALRKLSQPLPNDIGDKSVFEHLNH encoded by the coding sequence ATGACTTCCCCTGCTGTCGATCGAGTTTATCAAGGTCAATTCGGAGAGTTTACGATTACGGATAGCGATCGCCTAGGGGTGCGTCTCTACCGTCTGGGTTTAAATTTAGCGGCTTTTAGTTTCGCTGTCGCTACAATTATAGTTCTCACCCGACCGCAATTACTGCCCCTGACTAACCTTTTATACATGGGTTTTTGTCTGGGGTTAGGCATCAGTTTATTGACTATCCATATTTATTTAATTCCCCTCCATCGTCTCCTGCAAGTTTTTTGGCTAATTGGGGCGATTACTTCCCTAATTTTCAGCCTCTATTCTCACCTTTCTCCCCTAGAATTTGTCTATAACCATCCGGTGAGTTTATTCGGTGTGGGCTTTATTTTTGCTAGTCTCACGGGGATTTATTTCAAAGAAGCTTTTTGTTTTAATCGTCTAGAAACCAAGTTTTTAACCCCTCTAGTTCCCACCCTTTTACTCGGTCATCTTTTGGGGATATTGCCCTTAAATTGGGAAAAGGGGCTATTAATTCTCTGGGCGACTTTATTCTTGATCTTTGCTCTGAGAAAGTTAAGCCAACCTCTCCCCAACGATATCGGTGATAAATCAGTCTTTGAACATCTTAACCATTGA
- a CDS encoding ABC transporter ATP-binding protein — translation MQTFTDKTVNSSTTTQPFLLVSNVAKEYPSPEGVYTVLDGVELQVNEGEFVCIIGHSGCGKSTLLNMVAGFSSPSRGQVLLQDKEVKEPGPDRMMVFQNYSLLPWKTAFENVYIGVSSVYPQKSHAEKVRIVEENLSLVGLTEAAQKKPPQLSGGMKQRVAIARALAIRPQVLILDEPFGALDAITKEELQEELLKIWQEHQLTVLMITHDIDEALFLCDRLVMMTNGPSAKIGEVLKMPFARPRVRSQITEDPRYYELRNEALDFLYNRFAHSEDPNEDAPEEPRTENLVGKIVATIGGIALLAFVGFSLIQMFTSKTPNTANPATIEAPR, via the coding sequence ATGCAAACTTTTACCGATAAGACCGTGAATTCCAGCACCACCACCCAGCCTTTTTTATTAGTTAGTAATGTTGCCAAAGAATACCCCTCTCCCGAAGGGGTTTACACCGTTTTAGACGGTGTGGAGCTGCAAGTCAATGAGGGGGAATTTGTCTGCATTATCGGTCACTCCGGCTGCGGTAAATCGACTCTTTTAAATATGGTGGCGGGGTTTTCTTCTCCTAGTCGTGGGCAAGTGCTGCTACAGGATAAAGAGGTTAAGGAACCGGGACCGGACCGGATGATGGTATTCCAAAATTATTCGCTTTTGCCCTGGAAAACTGCCTTTGAGAACGTTTATATCGGGGTTAGTTCGGTTTATCCCCAAAAATCTCACGCTGAGAAGGTGAGGATCGTGGAAGAAAATCTATCCCTAGTGGGATTGACAGAAGCAGCCCAGAAAAAACCCCCCCAATTATCGGGAGGCATGAAACAACGGGTTGCGATCGCCCGCGCCCTGGCCATTCGTCCCCAAGTCCTCATCCTCGATGAACCCTTTGGGGCCTTAGATGCGATCACCAAAGAGGAATTACAGGAAGAATTGCTGAAAATCTGGCAAGAACACCAGTTAACTGTGTTGATGATTACCCACGATATCGATGAGGCTTTGTTCTTGTGCGATCGCTTGGTGATGATGACCAACGGCCCGAGCGCTAAAATCGGTGAGGTGTTAAAGATGCCTTTTGCTCGTCCCCGGGTTCGTTCCCAAATCACCGAGGATCCCCGTTACTACGAACTCCGCAATGAAGCCCTCGATTTCCTCTACAATCGTTTTGCCCATTCGGAGGATCCCAACGAGGATGCCCCCGAAGAACCCCGCACAGAAAATCTCGTGGGTAAAATTGTTGCTACTATCGGTGGCATAGCCTTACTCGCTTTTGTCGGTTTTAGTCTGATACAAATGTTCACCAGCAAGACTCCCAATACCGCTAATCCCGCTACCATAGAGGCCCCCAGATAG
- a CDS encoding nitrate ABC transporter ATP-binding protein (This model describes the ATP binding subunits of ATP-binding cassette (ABC) transporters for nitrate transport, or for bicarbonate transport, in bacteria and archaea.), translated as MSAFIEVDHIDKVFPLPDGRQYIALKNIDLSVTQGEFISLIGHSGCGKSTLLNMVAGLDRPTVGGVILEGKEIKGPGPDRMVVFQNYSLLPWLTVRENIALGVNRVLRHLPAAERKSVIEHSIDMVHLRHAANKRPGELSGGMKQRVAIARALALRPKVLLLDEPFGALDALTRGNLQERLMEIVEESHVTCIMVTHDVDEALLLSDRVVMLTTGPEAHIGQILDVPIPRPRHRLEVVNHPSYYSLRNEIVYFLNQQKRSKKVGQPSEPVTVIGQATRLKTNPTIGFIPLTDCAPIIIAKEKGFFAEEGLEDVILQREPNWKALAQGVATGRLDAAQMVAGMPLSMTIGAGNKPSVPVISALVLSRNGNAITLSNKYRELGVEKLEDLKDALQQSPDKIATFGMVHPASMHNLLLRYWLASGGIDPDSDVNLAVIPPPQMVSLLKAGKIDGYCVGEPWNSYAVHEKLGYVIATDLDIWPGHQEKVLGVKETWAAKHPETHIAMVKALIKACEYCDDQRNREHIVNILSQPQYVGVDRAIIRPGFLDGYDRGLGTAPEPLFRFNQFYVDQANCPGRSEALWTLTQLARWGYAPFPRNWVEVIERVRRPDLFGEACRSLGLPDLEPNRHSFALFDHLIFNPDDPIGYLERFSIRRDYRVSEVLLDDPVAN; from the coding sequence ATGTCTGCATTTATTGAAGTCGATCACATTGATAAGGTTTTCCCTCTGCCCGATGGCCGTCAATATATTGCCCTGAAAAATATCGATCTCAGCGTTACTCAAGGGGAATTTATCTCTTTAATCGGTCACTCCGGTTGCGGGAAATCCACCCTCTTAAATATGGTCGCTGGACTCGATCGCCCGACGGTGGGAGGGGTAATTTTAGAGGGAAAAGAAATTAAAGGTCCCGGTCCCGATCGCATGGTGGTGTTCCAGAATTATTCGCTGCTGCCGTGGTTAACCGTCCGGGAAAATATCGCCCTAGGAGTTAACCGTGTGCTGCGTCATCTGCCGGCTGCTGAACGCAAAAGTGTCATCGAACATAGTATCGATATGGTACACCTGCGCCATGCGGCCAACAAACGACCGGGAGAATTATCGGGAGGCATGAAACAACGGGTAGCGATCGCCCGCGCTTTAGCCCTACGGCCAAAAGTTCTGCTACTCGATGAACCCTTTGGGGCGCTGGATGCGTTAACCAGAGGCAATTTACAGGAACGTTTGATGGAAATCGTCGAGGAAAGCCACGTTACCTGTATCATGGTCACGCACGATGTGGATGAAGCCCTATTACTATCCGATCGAGTGGTGATGTTAACCACCGGTCCGGAGGCCCATATCGGTCAGATTCTCGATGTTCCCATTCCCCGGCCCCGGCATCGTTTAGAAGTAGTTAACCACCCCAGTTACTACTCCCTCCGTAACGAGATCGTTTATTTCCTCAACCAACAGAAGCGATCGAAGAAAGTCGGCCAACCCAGCGAACCAGTAACAGTGATCGGCCAAGCTACCCGACTGAAAACCAATCCTACCATCGGTTTTATCCCCCTCACCGATTGCGCCCCGATTATTATTGCCAAAGAGAAAGGTTTCTTCGCCGAGGAAGGATTAGAGGATGTTATCCTGCAACGGGAACCCAACTGGAAAGCACTCGCCCAAGGAGTGGCCACCGGTCGTCTCGATGCGGCCCAGATGGTGGCGGGAATGCCCCTGAGCATGACCATTGGGGCCGGCAATAAGCCCTCTGTCCCCGTGATTAGCGCTTTGGTACTCAGTCGCAACGGTAACGCCATCACCCTCAGCAATAAATACAGGGAATTGGGGGTAGAAAAACTCGAGGACTTAAAGGATGCCCTCCAGCAAAGTCCCGATAAAATCGCCACTTTCGGCATGGTTCACCCTGCTTCCATGCACAATCTACTGTTACGCTACTGGTTAGCTAGTGGCGGCATCGATCCCGATAGTGATGTGAATTTAGCCGTAATTCCGCCGCCTCAGATGGTTTCCCTACTAAAAGCGGGTAAGATCGACGGTTATTGTGTGGGGGAACCCTGGAACTCCTACGCCGTTCACGAAAAATTAGGCTACGTTATCGCCACCGATCTTGATATTTGGCCCGGACACCAGGAAAAAGTCCTCGGAGTCAAGGAAACTTGGGCAGCGAAACATCCCGAAACCCATATCGCCATGGTGAAAGCTTTAATTAAAGCCTGCGAATACTGCGATGATCAGCGTAATCGAGAACATATCGTTAATATTCTCAGTCAGCCCCAGTATGTGGGTGTGGATAGGGCAATTATCCGCCCCGGTTTCCTCGATGGTTATGATCGCGGTTTAGGAACTGCCCCCGAACCCCTATTCCGATTTAATCAGTTTTACGTCGATCAAGCTAACTGTCCGGGCCGAAGTGAGGCCCTATGGACCCTTACTCAGCTTGCCCGTTGGGGTTACGCGCCTTTCCCTCGCAACTGGGTGGAAGTGATTGAACGCGTCCGTCGTCCCGATCTATTTGGCGAAGCTTGCAGGTCCCTGGGCCTTCCCGATTTGGAACCCAATCGCCACAGTTTTGCCCTCTTTGATCATCTTATTTTCAATCCCGACGATCCGATCGGCTATCTGGAACGTTTTTCGATCCGTCGCGATTATCGCGTCTCGGAAGTTCTCCTCGATGATCCCGTCGCTAATTAA
- the ntrB gene encoding nitrate ABC transporter permease: protein MAVSISRRSQGSKWVKDLKKKLPKLATSAIALLIFLAIWQILCFSPDAPLPSPTKVVSDTWELIINPFFNNGGTDVGLFWQIFASLQRVAVGFTLAAIVGIAVGILIGSNALIYDAIDPIFQILRTVPPLAWLPISLAAFRNNEPSAIFVIFITAIWPIIINTAVGVQQVPQDYKNVSRVLKLSKVEYFFNILFPATVPYVFTGLRIGIGLSWLAIVAAEMLIGGVGIGFFIWDAWNSSMISEIILALIYVGIVGFLLDRLMAYIAKLVVPEENK, encoded by the coding sequence ATGGCTGTTTCTATTTCTCGTCGTTCTCAAGGTTCAAAATGGGTAAAAGACCTGAAAAAAAAATTACCCAAACTAGCAACTTCGGCGATTGCTTTATTAATTTTCCTTGCCATCTGGCAAATACTCTGTTTTAGTCCCGATGCCCCCCTCCCTAGTCCCACTAAAGTGGTTAGCGATACCTGGGAATTAATTATTAATCCCTTCTTCAATAATGGTGGCACGGATGTGGGGTTATTCTGGCAAATTTTCGCCAGTTTACAACGGGTGGCCGTCGGTTTTACCCTAGCCGCTATTGTCGGCATCGCCGTAGGAATTTTAATCGGTAGTAACGCCCTAATTTATGATGCGATCGATCCGATTTTCCAAATCCTGCGTACCGTTCCCCCCCTAGCTTGGCTACCCATCTCCCTAGCGGCTTTTCGTAATAACGAACCTAGTGCCATATTTGTAATTTTTATTACAGCAATTTGGCCAATTATTATTAACACGGCCGTGGGAGTACAGCAGGTTCCCCAAGACTATAAAAACGTCTCTAGAGTGCTAAAATTATCCAAAGTTGAATACTTTTTCAATATTCTTTTTCCCGCTACTGTTCCCTACGTTTTCACGGGATTAAGAATCGGTATCGGTTTATCTTGGTTGGCGATTGTAGCGGCGGAAATGCTGATCGGTGGCGTGGGAATTGGCTTCTTTATCTGGGATGCTTGGAATAGTTCCATGATCAGTGAAATTATCCTCGCCCTGATTTATGTGGGTATTGTTGGTTTCTTACTCGATCGCCTCATGGCCTACATCGCTAAATTAGTTGTACCCGAAGAAAATAAATAG